The following are encoded together in the Oncorhynchus nerka isolate Pitt River linkage group LG23, Oner_Uvic_2.0, whole genome shotgun sequence genome:
- the LOC115107080 gene encoding LOW QUALITY PROTEIN: ubiquitin carboxyl-terminal hydrolase 44-like (The sequence of the model RefSeq protein was modified relative to this genomic sequence to represent the inferred CDS: deleted 2 bases in 1 codon) yields MDRCKHVGRLRLAPDHSILNPQKWHCVDCNTTESVWACLGCAHVACGRYIEEHALQHFLQHHHPLAIEVNELYVFCYLCDDYVLNDNATGDLKLLRSTLSAIQSQRYEVTTRSGRILRSASAPPDAPQPCGSSELQLRDEDRMFTALWHRRRALMGRVFHTWFSLTEGGKRREVEERQREEEERRRKELRERRKTLKRQLQEALESAPPRKSHRLRRASQRAAAAAAVTPCSTRTRTHSTTYTPQTPSPHNRTQSPATHTPKRMGRPPKTPAPKPSRYSTPSSSTKGKPRAASAQARTAPSPAPRRAPPKQGDSPLKRRPTVTPGVTGLRNLGNTCYMNSILQVLSHLHIFRECFLRLDLTQALELLASAVHGQLVVPSPGGPVSSFPLAQRRGPQVGAGLSGGASRARSMELIQPKEPSSKHISLCHELHTLFQVMWSGKWALVSPFAMLHSVWQLIPAFRGYAQQDAQEFLCELLDKVQHELESTGTHTPPAGVSTGQRHLIKQVLSIVNTIFHGQLLSQVTCLACDHRSNTVEPFWDLSLEFPERYHSNSRESAAQVSCQLTEMLAKFTETEALEGNIYACDQCNSKRRRFSSKPVILTEAQKQLMVHKLPQVLRLHLKRFRWSGRNHREKIGVHVSFDQLLNMEPYCCRNPAPKGSPYSSPAPAGSPTPKHFLYELSAVVMHHGKGFGSGHYTAYCYNKEGRFWVHCNDSKLNVCSVEEVCGAQAYILFYTQRFTQDKDRPL; encoded by the exons ATGGACAGGTGTAAGCACGTGGGGCGGCTCAGGCTGGCCCCAGACCACTCCATCCTCAACCCCCAGAAGTGGCACTGCGTGGACTGCAACACCACAGAGTCGGTGTGGGCCTGCCTGGGCTGTGCCCACGTTGCGTGCGGCCGCTACATCGAGGAGCACGCCCTGCAGCACTTCCTGCAGCATCACCACCCGTTGGCCATAGAGGTCAACGAGCTCTATGTCTTCTGCTACCTATGTGACGACTACGTGCTCAACGACAACGCGACGGGAGACCTCAAGCTGCTGCGCTCCACGCTCAGCGCCATCCAGAGCCAGCGCTACGAGGTCACCACCCGCTCAGGACGCATCTTGAGATCGGCTAGCGCTCCGCCCGACGCCCCCCAGCCCTGCGGCTCCAGCGAACTGCAGCTGAGGGACGAGGACCGCATGTTCACGGCGCTCTGGCACCGCCGCCGGGCACTGATGGGTCGAGTGTTCCACACCTGGTTCAGCCTGACGgaaggggggaagaggagggaggtggaggagaggcagagagaggaggaggagaggaggaggaaggagttgagagagaggaggaagacgtTGAAGAGGCAGCTACAGGAAGCGTTGGAGAGTGCCCCACCCAGGAAGAGTCACCGCCTGAGGAGAGCCAGCCAGAgagctgctgccgccgctgctgtCACCCCCTGCTCCACACGAACACGCACCCACAGCACCACTTACACACCCCAGACCCCCTCGCCCCACAAC AGAACCCAGAGCCCCGCCACTCACACCCCCAAGAGAATGGGCCGCCCCCCTAAAACCCCTGCTCCCAAACCCTCTCGCTACTCAACCCCCTCTTCTTCCACCAAAGGCAAACCCAGAGCCGCCTCTGCCCAAGCCCGGACTGCCCCCTCCCCGGCCCCCCGCCGTGCCCCCCCCAAACAGGGCGACTCGCCCCTCAAACGGCGGCCCACTGTCACTCCGGGTGTCACGGGTCTGCGTAACCTAGGCAACACGTGCTACATGAACTCCATCCTGCAGGTGCTGAGCCACCTTCACATCTTCAGGGAGTGTTTCCTCCGGCTGGACCTGACGCAGGCCCTGGAGCTGCTGGCCTCGGCCGTTCACGGCCAGCTAGTGGTTCCCAGCCCCGGGGGCCCTGTGTCGTCCTTCCCGCTGGCCCAGAGGAGAGGCCCCCAGGTGGGTGCTGGGCTAAGCGGGGGTGCCTCCAGGGCCCGGAGCATGGAGCTGATTCAGCCCAAGGAGCCCAGCTCCAAGCACATCTCCCTGTGCCACGAGCTGCACACACTCTTCCAGGTGATGTGGTCGGGCAAGTGGGCGCTGGTGTCGCCCTTTGCCATGCTGCACTCGGTGTGGCAGCTGATCCCAGCCTTCCGGGGCTACGCCCAGCAGGATGCCCAGGAGTTCCTGTGTGAGCTGCTTGACAAGGTGCAGCACGAGCTGGAGAGCACAGGGACTCACACGCCTCCCGCTGGTGTGTCAACTGGACAGAGACATCTCATCAAGCAGGTGCTCAGCATAGTCAACACCATCTTCCACGGTCAGCTCCTCAGCCAG GTGACGTGTCTAGCATGTGACCACCGCTCCAACACGGTGGAACCCTTCTGGGACCTATCGCTGGAGTTCCCCGAGCGTTACCACAGCAACAGCCGGGAGAGCGCAGCGCAGGTCTCGTGCCAGCTGACGGAGATGCTGGCCAAGTTCACGGAGACCGAAGCCCTGGAGGGCAACATCTACGCCTGCGACCAGTGCAACA GTAAGCGGCGGAGGTTCTCCTCCAAGCCTGTCATCCTGACTGAAGCTCAGAAACAGCTGATGGTTCACAAACTGCCTCAGGTTCTGCGCCTGCACCTCAAACGCTTCAG GTGGTCTGGGAGAAACCACAGGGAGAAGATCGGGGTCCACGTCAGCTTTGACCAGCTCCTCAACATGGAGCCATACTGCTGCAGAAACCCCGCCCCCAAGGGCTCGCCATACTCCAGTCCGGCCCCCGCCGGCTCCCCGACCCCCAAACACTTCCTGTACGAACTGTCCGCTGTGGTGATGCATCATGGGAAGGGCTTTGGCTCTGGCCACTACACTGCCTACTGCTACAACAAAGAAGGAA GGTTCTGGGTCCACTGTAATGACTCTAAGCTGAATGTGTGTTctgtggaggaggtgtgtggtGCCCAGGCCTACATACTCTTCTACACGCAGCGCTTCACTCAGGACAAAGACAGGCCGCTATAG